The following coding sequences are from one Candidatus Hydrogenedentota bacterium window:
- a CDS encoding DUF1553 domain-containing protein, whose translation MPHNRFRRIPIFRCLLAMAAIWGGGAPPTSADPLEYNRDIRPILSRNCFNCHGPDSAARKAGLRLDDRDAALAERAIVPGDPDASALVARIFADDANDLMPPPESKLGLTDAQKDTLRRWIAEGAAYEPHWAFQTPSPPDMPQAPGAPTAIDAFIRARLAEEGLSPAPEAPKETLIRRVALDLTGLPPTLEEIDAFLADTAPDAYERMVDSYLNRPAYAEHMAARWMDVARYADTYGYQNDKETSVWPWRDWVIRAYADNMPFDAFARWQIAGDLLPNPTQDQRLATAFNRLHRQTNEGGSVLEEFRVAYVSDRMETFATAFLGMTMNCAKCHDHKYDPISQRNYYELSAFFSNIDESGMYSHFTNVIPSPSMHVYADGEKERHDALLAAIEEREAALEPAAVAAEDRLAAWRADPNRDAPAPAPVIDLPLDAIAEGKTPNAANAETQATLSLGPEPVAGPEGQALRFNGDNGVDLEDIAAAFDRHQPLSFSLWLKTPRHAPRYVVFHRSMAAEDAANRGYEFMLLDGKPTFSLCHFWPGNAIQVQALEPLPEQVWTHCAITYDGSSRAAGVAIYINGEPIALDVVRDNLKETLLYEGETVKPPLQLAKRFRDNGFKGGQIDAFQAFNRRLTPLEVAHVAGRSNIVAEADHRAGADAPDAALREYYLHAIDTPYREALATLQQARQAEQEFIAGVQEIMIMEEMAEVRPAYFLERGEYHLRGEEVRPATPEAILPMDGDLPRNRLGLAGWLFDPDNPLAARVAVNRLWTQCFGQGLVKTQEDFGVQGALPSHPELLDYLAVEYRESGWDTRAMLKRIVMSAAYRQDSRADETLRDRDPENTLLARGPRHRLSAEQIRDHALASSGLLVAKAGGPSAKPYQPDGLWREVSSASYTPDTGDGLYRRSMYTFIKRTMPPPSLLAFNATNREVCVMRRETTVTPMQALVLLNDPQYIEAARVLAADVLAGANTEEAIRAMFRRLTSRVPDSVELEILTRAFAEQEALFAAEPDGARAYISTGEKPAPEGADPARLAAATAVAQAIMNHEEFQVKQ comes from the coding sequence ATGCCGCATAACCGTTTCCGGCGGATCCCGATCTTTCGATGCCTTCTCGCCATGGCCGCAATCTGGGGAGGAGGCGCGCCGCCCACAAGCGCCGATCCGCTCGAATACAACCGCGACATCCGCCCCATTCTCTCGCGCAACTGCTTCAACTGCCACGGGCCGGACTCCGCCGCGCGGAAGGCGGGCCTCCGCCTCGACGATCGCGATGCCGCGCTGGCCGAGCGCGCCATTGTCCCCGGCGACCCGGATGCCAGCGCGCTGGTCGCCCGCATCTTTGCGGACGACGCGAACGACCTCATGCCGCCGCCCGAGTCGAAACTGGGGCTGACGGACGCGCAGAAGGACACGCTCCGCCGCTGGATCGCCGAAGGCGCCGCCTACGAGCCGCACTGGGCCTTCCAGACCCCGTCACCTCCCGACATGCCCCAGGCTCCGGGCGCGCCGACGGCAATCGACGCCTTTATCCGCGCGCGGCTCGCCGAGGAGGGCCTTTCGCCCGCGCCGGAAGCCCCGAAGGAGACGCTGATCCGGCGCGTAGCCCTGGACCTGACCGGGCTCCCGCCCACACTGGAAGAAATCGACGCCTTTCTCGCGGACACCGCGCCGGACGCCTACGAACGCATGGTCGATAGCTATCTGAACCGCCCGGCGTATGCGGAGCACATGGCCGCCCGTTGGATGGATGTCGCCCGCTACGCGGACACCTACGGCTACCAGAACGACAAGGAAACCTCGGTCTGGCCCTGGCGCGACTGGGTAATCCGGGCCTACGCCGACAACATGCCCTTCGATGCCTTCGCGCGGTGGCAGATTGCGGGCGACCTGCTCCCGAATCCGACCCAGGACCAGCGCCTGGCGACGGCCTTCAACCGCCTGCACCGGCAGACGAACGAGGGCGGCAGCGTGCTGGAGGAGTTCCGGGTGGCCTACGTGTCGGATCGCATGGAGACCTTCGCGACAGCCTTTCTCGGCATGACAATGAATTGCGCGAAGTGCCACGATCACAAGTACGACCCGATCTCGCAGCGGAACTACTACGAACTCTCCGCCTTCTTCAGCAATATTGACGAATCGGGTATGTATTCCCACTTCACGAACGTCATCCCCTCCCCGAGCATGCATGTGTACGCGGACGGCGAAAAAGAGCGCCACGACGCCCTGCTCGCCGCTATCGAGGAGCGGGAGGCGGCGCTGGAACCCGCCGCCGTCGCGGCGGAGGATCGCCTGGCGGCCTGGCGGGCCGACCCAAATCGCGACGCGCCCGCGCCCGCGCCGGTGATTGATCTCCCGCTGGATGCCATCGCCGAGGGCAAGACGCCGAACGCCGCGAACGCGGAGACCCAGGCGACCCTCTCCCTGGGGCCGGAGCCCGTCGCCGGACCGGAAGGCCAGGCGCTCCGCTTCAACGGCGACAACGGCGTGGACCTGGAGGATATCGCGGCGGCCTTCGATCGCCACCAGCCCCTCTCATTCTCGCTGTGGCTGAAGACACCCCGGCACGCCCCCCGCTACGTGGTGTTCCACCGGAGCATGGCGGCGGAGGACGCGGCGAACCGCGGCTACGAGTTCATGCTGCTGGACGGAAAGCCCACCTTCAGCCTCTGCCACTTCTGGCCCGGTAACGCCATCCAGGTCCAGGCGCTTGAGCCGCTGCCGGAACAGGTTTGGACCCATTGCGCCATCACCTACGACGGCAGCTCGCGCGCGGCGGGCGTTGCCATCTACATCAACGGTGAACCGATCGCGCTGGACGTGGTGCGCGACAACCTCAAGGAAACGCTGCTCTACGAGGGCGAGACGGTCAAGCCGCCGCTCCAGCTCGCGAAACGATTCCGCGACAATGGCTTCAAGGGCGGGCAGATCGACGCGTTCCAGGCCTTCAACCGCCGCCTGACGCCCCTGGAAGTCGCCCACGTGGCCGGGCGCTCAAACATCGTGGCGGAGGCCGATCACCGCGCTGGGGCGGACGCCCCGGACGCCGCGCTTCGGGAATACTACCTGCACGCCATCGACACGCCCTACCGGGAAGCCCTCGCCACGCTCCAGCAGGCGCGCCAGGCCGAGCAGGAATTCATCGCGGGCGTCCAGGAAATCATGATCATGGAGGAGATGGCGGAGGTCCGCCCGGCCTATTTCCTGGAGCGCGGCGAATACCACCTCCGCGGGGAGGAGGTGCGCCCCGCGACCCCGGAAGCCATCCTGCCGATGGACGGCGATCTCCCGCGCAACCGATTGGGCCTGGCCGGTTGGCTCTTCGATCCGGACAACCCCCTGGCCGCGCGCGTCGCCGTGAACCGCCTGTGGACGCAATGCTTCGGGCAGGGCCTCGTAAAGACCCAGGAGGACTTTGGCGTCCAGGGAGCCCTCCCGAGCCACCCGGAGCTGCTGGACTACCTGGCCGTCGAATACCGCGAATCCGGCTGGGACACGCGCGCGATGCTCAAGCGGATCGTCATGTCCGCCGCCTACCGGCAGGATTCCCGCGCCGATGAAACACTGCGGGACCGGGATCCGGAAAACACGCTCCTCGCGCGGGGCCCCCGGCACCGGCTTTCCGCCGAGCAGATCCGCGATCACGCCCTGGCGAGTTCCGGGCTGCTGGTGGCGAAGGCCGGCGGGCCGAGCGCGAAGCCCTACCAGCCCGATGGGCTCTGGCGCGAGGTGAGCAGCGCCTCCTACACCCCGGACACCGGCGACGGCCTGTACCGCCGCAGCATGTACACCTTCATCAAACGCACCATGCCGCCGCCCTCGCTCCTGGCCTTCAACGCGACGAACCGGGAGGTCTGCGTCATGCGGCGCGAGACCACGGTGACGCCCATGCAGGCATTGGTGCTCTTGAATGACCCGCAGTATATCGAGGCTGCGCGCGTGCTGGCGGCGGACGTCCTCGCCGGCGCGAATACGGAAGAGGCGATCCGCGCGATGTTCCGGCGCCTCACCAGCCGCGTCCCCGATTCCGTGGAGCTGGAGATCCTCACGCGCGCCTTCGCGGAGCAGGAAGCCCTTTTCGCGGCGGAACCGGACGGCGCAAGAGCCTACATCAGCACCGGCGAGAAGCCCGCCCCCGAAGGCGCGGATCCGGCCCGCCTGGCGGCCGCCACCGCCGTGGCCCAGGCGATCATGAACCACGAGGAGTTTCAGGTAAAACAATGA
- a CDS encoding sugar phosphate isomerase/epimerase, with the protein MPDPLTDTSRLCVHTMTTKPLDLKSAIPAYEEAGVAGITVWRDHIEPYGAKEAGKMLRDSGLKVVSLCRGGFFPATAGMAREQARTDNRKIIDEAAEIGAPVLVLVCGAVPELDLQTQRQQIAEAIHSLIPHAKAAGVRLAIEPLHPMYAADRSAINTMDQANNIILALDSEQVGIAIDVYHVWWDHFLKAEIERATGTIFAFHVCDWRVPTRDLLTDRAMMGDGCIRINDIRGWVEKAGFRGFIEVEIFSEDLWAMDQQRLLKRIKNAYLKHV; encoded by the coding sequence ATGCCCGATCCGCTTACCGATACCTCGCGCCTTTGCGTGCACACGATGACGACGAAGCCGCTGGACCTGAAGTCCGCGATTCCGGCCTATGAAGAGGCGGGTGTGGCGGGGATCACGGTCTGGCGCGATCATATTGAGCCGTACGGCGCGAAGGAAGCGGGCAAAATGCTGCGCGACTCCGGCCTGAAGGTGGTGAGCCTGTGCCGGGGCGGTTTTTTCCCGGCGACGGCGGGGATGGCGCGGGAGCAGGCGCGGACGGATAACCGGAAGATCATCGATGAAGCGGCGGAGATCGGCGCGCCGGTGCTGGTGCTGGTGTGCGGTGCGGTTCCGGAGCTGGATTTGCAGACCCAGCGGCAACAGATCGCGGAGGCGATCCACTCGCTCATCCCGCACGCGAAGGCGGCGGGGGTCCGGTTGGCGATCGAGCCGCTGCACCCGATGTACGCGGCGGACCGATCGGCGATCAACACGATGGACCAGGCGAACAACATCATCCTGGCGCTGGACAGCGAGCAGGTGGGCATCGCGATCGACGTGTACCACGTGTGGTGGGATCACTTCCTGAAGGCGGAAATCGAGCGCGCGACGGGGACGATATTCGCGTTTCACGTTTGCGACTGGCGCGTGCCGACGCGGGACCTGCTGACGGATCGCGCGATGATGGGCGATGGGTGCATCCGCATTAACGATATCCGGGGCTGGGTGGAGAAGGCGGGCTTCCGCGGCTTCATCGAGGTGGAGATCTTTTCGGAGGATCTATGGGCGATGGACCAGCAGCGGCTGCTCAAGCGGATCAAGAACGCCTACCTCAAGCACGTGTAG
- a CDS encoding Gfo/Idh/MocA family oxidoreductase, which produces MKKSSDARVSCATPISRRRFLGQSAAAAGAFAVPTIIPSSALGGDGAVAPSERVVLGQIGRGMMGRGHLAHFSQNKLVQLVALAEVDRVRLLEGQAEVESHYAEARASGSYHGCAIYNDYRELLARDDIDAVSIATPDHWHAPISIHAAEAGKDVYCEKPNSICIGEGRQLVEAIRRNGRVFQNGSQYRTIPRIRRACEFIRNGGLGPVKSAFTLWNGIGGAGKTDQIQPYCGIIRGRTTGSSSIPLDFALPGSPVPDGLDWDLWVGPAPWRPYNPAYHSNPMPGVVPWAFCEDFGVGASTWYHSHAADVMQYALGFEESGPVEIVHPDDGEFPTMTYRYENGVTLHLVEGWGQLQELYGALPEGAQVSGSFGGVAVGERGWLSALYGEGGIAGGPEALMAEFDDPKNDPPPGSRDHHTNWLECVKTRGKPSSHEEIGHRGASLGHLTIIACKLGRSLKWDPAREVFPEDEQANRLINRAKRAPWFI; this is translated from the coding sequence ATGAAGAAATCTTCCGATGCGCGCGTTTCTTGCGCAACACCGATCAGCCGACGGCGCTTTCTTGGCCAGTCGGCGGCGGCGGCGGGCGCCTTTGCGGTCCCGACGATCATCCCTTCTTCCGCGCTGGGCGGGGACGGGGCGGTGGCTCCGAGCGAACGCGTTGTGCTGGGCCAGATCGGGCGGGGGATGATGGGCCGGGGGCACCTGGCGCATTTCTCGCAGAACAAGCTGGTTCAGCTGGTGGCGCTGGCGGAGGTGGACCGGGTTCGGCTTCTGGAGGGCCAGGCGGAGGTGGAGAGCCACTATGCGGAAGCCCGGGCCAGCGGCAGCTACCACGGCTGCGCGATCTACAACGACTACCGGGAATTGCTGGCGCGGGACGACATCGACGCGGTCTCCATTGCGACGCCGGACCACTGGCACGCGCCCATATCCATCCACGCCGCCGAGGCGGGTAAGGATGTCTACTGCGAGAAGCCCAATTCCATCTGCATTGGCGAGGGCCGCCAGCTTGTTGAGGCGATCCGCCGGAATGGGCGGGTATTCCAGAATGGGAGCCAGTACCGGACCATTCCGCGGATCCGGCGGGCCTGCGAATTCATCCGTAACGGCGGCCTGGGCCCGGTTAAATCGGCCTTTACGCTGTGGAACGGGATCGGCGGCGCGGGCAAGACAGATCAGATTCAGCCCTACTGCGGAATCATTCGCGGCCGCACGACTGGATCGTCCAGTATCCCGCTGGATTTTGCGCTGCCCGGCTCCCCGGTTCCCGACGGGCTTGACTGGGATCTATGGGTCGGCCCGGCGCCGTGGCGCCCGTACAACCCGGCCTACCACAGCAACCCGATGCCGGGCGTTGTGCCTTGGGCGTTCTGCGAGGATTTCGGCGTGGGCGCGTCGACGTGGTATCACTCCCACGCGGCGGACGTGATGCAGTATGCGCTTGGCTTCGAGGAGAGCGGCCCGGTGGAGATCGTGCACCCGGACGACGGCGAGTTCCCCACGATGACGTACCGGTACGAGAACGGCGTCACGCTGCACCTGGTGGAGGGCTGGGGCCAGCTCCAGGAATTGTACGGCGCGCTCCCGGAAGGCGCGCAGGTCAGCGGGAGCTTCGGCGGTGTGGCCGTTGGCGAGCGCGGCTGGCTGTCGGCGCTGTACGGCGAGGGCGGCATCGCGGGCGGTCCCGAGGCGCTGATGGCGGAATTTGACGACCCGAAGAACGACCCGCCTCCCGGCAGCCGCGACCACCACACCAACTGGCTGGAGTGCGTCAAGACCCGGGGCAAACCGTCCTCGCACGAGGAAATCGGGCACCGGGGCGCTTCGCTCGGGCACCTGACGATCATCGCGTGCAAACTGGGGCGGTCGCTGAAATGGGATCCGGCGCGGGAGGTTTTCCCCGAAGACGAACAGGCGAACCGGCTGATCAACCGCGCCAAACGGGCGCCCTGGTTTATTTGA
- a CDS encoding DUF1501 domain-containing protein has translation MTRREALGKFGMGLGAMALGHLLHQDGAAAAVKRPSALAAPHFAPKAKRVIYLFQSGGPSQLETFDYKPALVARNGEELPDSVRGGQRLTGMSANQASLPMAGSIFKFAQHGQSGAWVSELLPHTAKVVDDLCFIKSLHTEAINHDPAITFLQTGSQLSGRPSIGAWLSYGLGSENENLPAFVVLITKDQGGQPLYARLWGSGFLPAAHQGVRFRSGKDAVLYLDNPEGVSRESRRKLLDAVNELHHHKLQQHSDPALEARIAQYEMAFRMQQSIPEVTDLGDEPKHVLDLYGEDVHKPGSYAANCLLARRLAERGVRFIQLYHQGWDHHGNIPGGMKDMTQKTDQGSAALITDLKQRGMLEDTLVIWGGEFGRTNYSQGQLTATDYGRDHHPRCFTMWMAGGGVKPGMTWGATDELGYNIAENGVHVHDFHATLLHLLGIDHERLTYDFQGRAFRLTDVFGNVVNEVLA, from the coding sequence ATGACGCGCCGCGAAGCCCTCGGCAAATTCGGCATGGGCCTCGGCGCCATGGCCCTCGGCCACCTGCTCCACCAGGACGGCGCGGCCGCCGCCGTGAAGCGGCCCTCCGCGCTCGCTGCGCCGCATTTCGCGCCCAAGGCCAAACGCGTCATCTACCTCTTCCAGAGCGGCGGGCCCTCGCAACTCGAAACCTTCGACTACAAGCCCGCCCTCGTCGCGCGAAACGGCGAGGAACTGCCCGATTCCGTCCGCGGCGGCCAGCGCCTCACCGGGATGTCCGCCAACCAGGCTTCCCTGCCCATGGCGGGTTCCATCTTCAAGTTTGCGCAGCACGGCCAGAGCGGCGCATGGGTCAGCGAACTCCTGCCGCACACCGCGAAAGTCGTCGATGATCTGTGCTTCATCAAATCCCTCCACACCGAAGCCATCAACCACGACCCGGCCATCACCTTCCTCCAGACCGGCTCCCAGCTCTCCGGCCGCCCCAGCATCGGCGCCTGGCTCAGCTACGGCCTCGGCTCGGAAAACGAGAACCTCCCCGCCTTTGTCGTGCTGATTACGAAGGACCAGGGCGGCCAGCCCCTCTATGCGCGCCTCTGGGGCAGCGGCTTCCTCCCGGCGGCACACCAGGGCGTACGATTCCGTTCCGGCAAGGACGCCGTGCTCTACCTCGACAACCCCGAGGGCGTCAGCCGTGAAAGCCGCCGCAAGCTCCTCGACGCCGTCAACGAATTGCACCACCACAAGCTACAGCAACACAGCGACCCGGCGCTGGAGGCGCGGATCGCGCAGTATGAGATGGCCTTCCGCATGCAGCAGTCCATTCCGGAAGTAACCGACCTCGGCGACGAGCCCAAACACGTGCTCGACCTCTACGGCGAGGACGTGCATAAACCCGGCAGCTACGCCGCCAACTGCCTGCTCGCGCGGCGGCTGGCGGAGCGGGGCGTGCGGTTTATCCAGCTCTACCACCAGGGCTGGGACCACCACGGCAACATCCCCGGCGGCATGAAAGACATGACGCAAAAGACCGACCAGGGCTCCGCCGCGCTCATCACCGATCTCAAGCAGCGCGGCATGCTCGAAGACACCCTCGTCATCTGGGGCGGCGAATTCGGCCGCACCAACTACTCCCAGGGCCAGCTCACCGCCACCGACTACGGCCGCGATCACCACCCCCGCTGCTTCACCATGTGGATGGCCGGCGGCGGCGTCAAACCCGGCATGACCTGGGGAGCCACCGACGAACTCGGCTACAACATCGCCGAAAACGGCGTCCACGTCCACGACTTCCACGCCACCCTCCTCCACCTACTCGGCATCGACCACGAACGCCTCACCTACGACTTCCAGGGCCGCGCCTTCCGCCTCACCGACGTGTTCGGCAATGTAGTGAACGAGGTGCTGGCATAA
- a CDS encoding carboxypeptidase M32 produces MSQAKFETLKARLGEISDINSAISLLHWDQEVYMPPKAASGRGQQLATLSGLAHRLFTNPEIGGLILDLQNDGDLEADDAKLLSEAAHDYNHAMKLPEAFVQKFAIARAEAFEAWTKARKESDFAQFQPHLQRILDMMLEKAEYLGYKGSPYNALLDEYERGMTAEYLKTLFGDLAPRQQDFVQRLVNAPGQPDLSWLKQEWDPAAQWDFGIGILKEMGYDFEAGRQDKSVHPFSINFDTTDVRITTRIDPKDLFSGLMGSIHEGGHALYEQGFLEKDRRTVLGQAISLGIHESQSLLWENIIGRSLAFWRRHTAALMEAYPGQLDGRTPAEIYRAVNHVTPSFIRVEADECTYNLHVIVRFEIELALVEGDLKVADVPEAWNAKMKQYLGLDVPNDALGCLQDIHWSHGSIGYFPTYALGNLYSAQIFEAAERALPDLWAQVEAGDFAPLLGWLRKNIHEVGRRKTAVELITDVTGQPPSADPFMRYLEKKYLPLYGLA; encoded by the coding sequence ATGAGTCAGGCGAAGTTTGAGACCCTGAAGGCCCGGCTGGGCGAAATCAGCGATATCAACAGCGCGATCTCGCTGCTGCACTGGGACCAGGAGGTCTACATGCCGCCAAAGGCGGCGTCGGGGCGTGGGCAGCAGCTGGCGACGCTTTCGGGGCTGGCGCACCGGCTCTTTACGAACCCGGAAATCGGCGGGCTGATTCTGGACCTGCAGAACGATGGCGACCTCGAAGCGGACGACGCCAAGCTGCTGTCGGAAGCGGCGCACGACTACAACCACGCGATGAAGCTGCCGGAGGCGTTTGTCCAGAAGTTTGCAATCGCGCGGGCGGAGGCCTTCGAGGCGTGGACGAAGGCGCGGAAGGAATCGGATTTCGCGCAGTTTCAGCCGCATCTCCAACGCATCCTCGATATGATGCTGGAGAAGGCGGAATACCTGGGCTACAAGGGGTCGCCGTACAACGCGCTGCTGGACGAGTATGAGCGCGGAATGACGGCGGAGTACCTGAAGACGCTATTCGGGGACCTGGCCCCGCGCCAGCAGGACTTTGTGCAGCGGCTGGTGAACGCGCCGGGCCAGCCGGACCTGTCGTGGCTGAAGCAGGAGTGGGATCCGGCGGCGCAGTGGGACTTCGGCATCGGAATCCTGAAGGAAATGGGCTACGACTTCGAGGCGGGCCGCCAGGATAAGTCGGTGCACCCGTTCAGCATCAACTTCGACACGACGGACGTACGTATCACGACGCGGATCGATCCGAAGGATCTGTTTTCGGGGCTGATGGGTTCGATCCACGAGGGCGGCCATGCGCTCTACGAACAGGGCTTCCTGGAGAAGGACCGCCGGACGGTGCTGGGGCAGGCGATTTCGCTCGGGATCCACGAATCGCAGTCGTTGCTTTGGGAAAACATCATCGGGCGGAGCCTGGCCTTCTGGCGGCGTCACACAGCCGCGCTGATGGAGGCGTATCCGGGGCAGCTCGACGGGCGCACGCCTGCGGAGATCTACCGCGCGGTGAACCACGTTACGCCGAGCTTTATCCGGGTCGAAGCGGATGAGTGCACGTATAATCTGCATGTGATAGTGCGATTTGAAATCGAGCTGGCGCTGGTAGAGGGGGATTTGAAGGTGGCGGATGTGCCGGAAGCCTGGAACGCGAAGATGAAGCAGTACCTGGGGCTGGATGTGCCCAATGACGCGCTCGGGTGCCTTCAGGACATCCACTGGTCGCACGGGAGCATCGGGTATTTCCCGACGTATGCACTGGGGAATCTCTATAGCGCGCAGATATTCGAAGCGGCGGAGCGGGCGCTGCCGGACCTGTGGGCGCAGGTGGAGGCGGGCGATTTCGCGCCGCTGCTCGGCTGGCTGCGAAAAAACATCCACGAGGTTGGGCGGCGGAAAACGGCGGTGGAGCTGATCACCGACGTGACGGGGCAGCCGCCGAGCGCGGATCCGTTCATGCGCTACCTGGAGAAGAAGTATTTGCCGCTGTACGGGCTGGCGTAG